From Thalassovita sp.:
TTTCGGCCCAGGTGCTACCGACCTCTTCCAATGCGTTGCGCAGGCTGGCGGCGGCAAAAACCGTGATCTGCTCCGCCGATAGGGGGGCGGCGACCAGGCTGAACATCAGCGCAAGACAGAGGCGGTATCGACGAAACATGGGCGCAGTTTCTTGCGATATCAGGGGATTGGCAAGCCCGCGTCTGGCAGGGGGGCAACACCCCGATCACAAGCGGAGGGCAATGGGGCTCAAGCGATCAGCTGTGGGCCGCCGGGCCGCAGAACAGCCGGTAGAGCAGGGCGATCACCTCGCTGGTGTTCTCATCCGCCAGGGAATAGTAGATCGTCTTGCCTTCGCGCCGGGTAGAAACCAGACCCTCTTCGCGCAGCCGTGCCAGCATCTGGCTGACCGCGGCCTGCCGGATTTCCAAGAGGTTTTCCAGCTCCCCCACAGATTTTTCGCCTGCACCCAGATGGCACAGGATCATCAACCGCCCTTCATGGGCAAGTGTCTTGAGGTAGGCTGCAGCTGCCTGCGCATTGCCGGCCATTTCGGCGGCTGCGGGCGCAGGGGGCGGGGCAGAGGGGGTCTGGTAGGGCATCGGCGTGGGGTCCGGTTTCGATCTTAGATATATTAGTATATGCGAATGCATAATGCGATAGCGTTATCGCATTCCTTAAAATGTGGAGTTTGCAAGGCTTTGCAAGCATTACGATGCGCTAAGGTGTAATTAATACGCATCTTTACAGGCACATGGGTGTTTCGGCCTCAGTCCTGCGTGGTTGTGGTCTCTGAGGTCATCATGATGAGATTGCGCCGTGCCGCACCGCTGAGTGTGTCGGCAATCGCCTCATTGATCTGGGGGAAGTCCCAGCGCCCCGAAATCAGCTCATCCAGTTTCAAACGGCCCTGTTTATAAAGGTCGACCAGCCAGGGAATATCGCGGTTGAGCACAACGTCCCCCATCTTTGATCCAATCAGGGACTGGCCGGCATAGGCCATTTGCAGCGGCGGATAGCTGGCCGTTTCACCGGCGTGTGGCATCCCGACCATCACCACCTTACCGCCATTGGCAAGGTAACGCGGCGCCTGATCGTAGACCGCGGCACTGCCAACGGTGACCAGTACCGCATCCGCGCCACGGCCCAGAATGCGCTGCACGTGTTTCCAAGGTTTCATATGGGTGGCCAGCACGCCATCAGTGGCCCCAAAGGCCAATGCGGTTTCCAGTTTGTCTTCGGACATATCGATGGCGATGATCCGACGTGCGCCGGCGATACGGGCGCCCTGGATCGCGTTCAGCCCAACGCCGCCGGCCCCAATGACGACGACATCCTGACCGGCGCGCAAATTGGCCGCATGAACGGCAGCCCCCACGCCGGTGATGACGCCACAGGCCAGAAGGGCCGCGATATCTTTTGGCAGGTCGGCGGGGACTTTGGCGATCTGGCTATGATCAACCACCACCCGTTCGGCAAAGGCGGCGGTGTCCATCGCCTGATAGATCGGCGTGCCGTCAGCCATGTGCAGCGGGCTGTTGGCTGCATCCACCGGGGTTTCGCAGATCGTCGGCTGGCCGGTGGCGCAACAGGGGCAATGGCCGCAGGCGCGGATCAGGGTGACGACCACGTCATCACCCACCTCAAAACCCTGCACCGCAAGACCTACTGAGGCGATGCGGCCCGCGGCCTCATGACCAAAAACAGCTGGCAGGCTGCCGCCGAACCCACCCTGCCAGAATGAGATATCGGAATGGCAGACCGCCACCGCGTCGATGATCACCTCAACCTCACCAGCCAGTGGCGCGCGTAGGCCGACGGTTTCAATCGTGAGCGGCGCACCGTGTTCGTGGCAAAGGGCAGCTTGAATTTGGCGCATCGGCAATCCTTGTGGTTTGGCTTTATTTGGCGCCTTTCGGCACGTCCTGCGTGGCTACGGATTTCGGGGATGACTTCAGGAAGATGATTGCGGCGATGCTCATGAACACCCCGGACAACAGGAAGGGCGCACCTGGCAGGTAGATCGCCCCGCCGTCGGCCGTGGCCCAGGCAAAGATCTGGGTCAGCACCAAGGGCCCGATGATCATCCCGATGGAGGTGATCGAGGACAAGACGCCCTGCAACTCCCCCTGACTGTCATCCGGCACGGTCTGAGAAACAATGCCCTGCAGGGCAGGCAGGCCTACGTTGCCGATGGCGATGAACGGGGTCAGGATCAGGGTGATCAGCCCCGAGCTGATAAAACCAAGCAGCCCAAAGGTGGCCACCTCAATCAACAGGCCAAACATCACCGCGCCGCGCTGTCCAAGGCGCGCGATCACCGGCCCGACCAGAACCCCCTGAACAAAGGCCGCTCCGATCCCATAGAGCATCAATGAGACGCCGATCATCCCGGGCGTCCAATTGAAACGCTCAGTGGCGAAATAGGCCCAGACCGCCGGGTAAACCACGGTTGCGATCTGATAGAGGAAGAAAACAGCCGTCAGCGGGCGGATTGCTGGCAGTTGCGACAGGGTGGCAAAGGCAGACAGCGGGTTCACCCCCTTCAGGCGGAAGGCCCGGCGGGTCTTGTCGGTCACGGTCTCAGGCAGCACCATCCAGCCGAATATCGCATTGGTAAAGGCCAGTGCCGCCGCCATGTAGAACGGCGCGCGGGTGCCGAACTCAGCCATCAGCCCCCCTAGGCCCGGCCCCAGCACAAAGCCCAGGCCAAAGGCCGCGCCGATGAAGCCAAAGCGCTTGGCCTTTTCCTCGCCGCTGGAGATATCCGCCATATAGGCAAAGGCTGTTGAATGCGTGGCGGCGGTGATGCCACCGATGATCCGGCCCGCCAGCAGCAGCCAAACTGTGCCGGCCAGCGCCACAACGATATAGTCTGCCGCCATCACCAGAAGGGACACCAGCAGCACCGGTCGGCGGCCAAAGGCATCCGACAGACGCCCGATCATCGGAGCAAAGAGAAACTGCATTACAGCGAAAGAGGATGACAGGATACCGCCCCAGATCGCGGCTTGTCCCAGTCCGCCAGCGGAAACTTCACGGATCAGATCAGGCATCACCGGCATGATCAGACCGATGCCCATGGCATCGATCATCACTGTGATCAGGATGAACAGGATCGGCAGACGATGTGAGGTCTCAGAGGGGGGACGCGCGGACATGGACCTGCCTAATGACTGAGTGAAATGGTGACTGCGACCATAGGTGAGAACGGGAAAATTGCAACGCCGCTCACCACTCTAGGGCGCGTTTGGTGGAATTTGGCTGACGCGGATTTTGTGGGCCTGTCAGACGCTTAAACTGGGTTGGGTTCTGGCGCGGGGGAAGCGCCAGAAAACGCCCATTAGGTAGCGCCTAATTCGCAGTGCTCGCCGCAGCAAAGGCGCGGGCTTCTGCCGGGGCCTGACCCAATTGTTGTGCAGGATCAAAGATATCCGCAATCTCCAGATCCGGGTAGGCTGCTGCGGTCGCCTCGGCCAGATGCGTCTGGTCGAGGGATTGGCACAGGGCCTTTACCGCGGCCTGAGCCTCGGGGCGGGGCATGGTTTCGGCCAATCGGAAAGAGAGTGCTTCGGCATGGATCAGCCCTTGGCCCGCCGCCAGCGCGGCCGCCATAGCCTGCGGGTTTGGCTGCAGACCTGCGGCCAGCGCTTTGCCGTGTTCCAGCTGCGAGGCTAGCGCCAGACAGTATTGCGGCAGGGTAAGCCATTCGGTGAACCAGGCGGCACCGTCGCGCTCCTGCCGGTGCAGCCCTGCGCCTTGCAAAATCGCGTTGAGGCCGATGGCCTGCCGCGCCAGCGCAACCATGGCTGAGGGGGCAACGGGGTTTTGTTTCTGCGGCATGGTGGAGGAGGCACCAGATGCCCCCAGCGTGACCTCACCAATCCCGGTCTGGGTCAACAGGATCAGATCCTCCCCCCATTTGCCGAGGGCCGCCGCCAGTCGGGCCATCCAGCCACAAAGGGCCAGCACACCGCTGCGATCTGCGTGCCAGCTGCGGCCGGGATCTTGTAGGTTCAGTGCCTTGGCCAGTTCGGCGCGCACCTCAGGTGCGTTCGGGCCCAGGGCGCCGGCGGTTCCCGCGGCGCCGGACAGTGACACAAACAGCACCTGGTTGCGCAGGTCAGGCAGTTCATTGCGCAGTGTCAGCAGCGGCTGCCCCCAAGCGGCCACCACAGCGCCAAAGCTGTTGGGCGTGGCGTGCTGGCCATAGGTTCGCGCGGCCATCGGCAGATCTGCGTGGGTTTCGGACAGCCGGCCCAGATCGATCAAAATAGCGCTTAGCGCTTTGTCCATATGGCTGATGAACTGGCGCAGGCGCAGCATCTGCGCGGTTTCCGAGATGTCCTGCGAGGTGGCGCCGAAATGCACATATTGTGCGTGTTCCGGGGCCTCCATCAGTTTGCGGAAGGCGGCGACCAGACCGGGCACCGGCACGCCGTTCTGACCTGTCGCAGCTGCCAGACCACCGGGATCGACCTGCAGTTCCATCGCGGAGCGGTGGATAAAGGCGGCGCTTTCTTCGGGGATGATCCCCATCTGTCCCTGCACCTTGGCCAGGGCCCCTTCGACCAGCAACATTGCGCGCACCTCAGCGGTGTCGGTGAACAGCTTTCCCACCTCACCCACAGGGAACAGACGATTGTAGAGCTCAGAACCAAAGACAGAGGCGGCCATGGGAAACCCTTATGTTGTGTCGCGCGCGATCGTATCCAGATGCCCGGCCAGACCCTTTGGGTCGGCGAAGAAGGGCGAATGCCCGCAGTCCATAGAGAAGACCCGGGCGCTTGGCCAGTCCTGGGACATGGTGACCTGATAGGCCGGGGGGATGATGCCATCCTGCATGCAGCGGATATAGCTGCGCGGGATCGCCTCATATCGTGCGGTTGTCGCAACCGGCTGGGTCGAAGGCTCGCGTGCCTGAATGGTCAGGTTGGCGCGGGCAAATTTCAGGGTTTCGGGGGGGCAGTCATGGTAGAACAGCCGCTCAAGATCCCCATCCCCAACGGTCCAGCCCAGCCCATCCTCGGTCAGTTGGATCGCGTCCATCAAAGGCTGCTCGGGCGCCTCGCGGCGGCGATCGTTGAGCGAGAAACCCGGTTTCGGCACATAGGCACAGAGGTAGACGAGGTGGCTGACAAACTGAGGGCACTGTTCCGCCGCAAGGGATATTGGATAACCGCCCATGGAGTGGCCGACCAGAATGACCTTTTCACCGGTCGCCTGCAGCTCTTCCACGATCCGCGCACCATAGCTGGCTAGCGTCGCCTCTTGATAGGGCGTCGTGTCTGCGCCGTGGCTGGGCAGGTCGATGGCGTGGGCCGTGTGGCCTTGTGCCTCAAGAGCTGGGATCAGATCGCGCCAGCACCATGCGCCATGGGCGGAGCCATGGATCAACAAAAATCGCGCCATCAGAGATCCAGAAACACAGTTTCCTGCGCCCCTTGCAGATGGATGTCAAAACGGTACTGACCTTCGCCGGTCTTCTTGGCGATCAATGTCTCAACCCGGTTGCGTTGTTCGATCCGCGCCAGCAACGGATCCGCGCTGTTGTCTTCATCTTCGAAATAGATGCGGGTCTGCAGACCAATGTTGATGCCACGGGCGACAATCCACAGCGCAATATGTGGGGCTTGTTGGCCGCCCGCGCGGGTCGGGGTTGCACCGGGTTTGACGGTGGTGAGTGTGAATTCCCCGGTGTCCTTATCAGCGGCAAACCGGCAGAACCCATTTACCTTGGGGTCCGCGCCCTGCTGACCGGCAAAGCGCCCGCTGGCATCGGCCTGCCAGCTTTCAAACATGGCGTCGCGCATGGCCCAGCCTGTGCCGTCATAGATCGAACCGGTGATGGTGATCACCTCACCTTCGGCGCCGGCTTCGATGGCGCGCAGGCCCAGGTCCTCGGGATAGACACCTTCGAGACCGGCGAAGCTGGGGATGCAGCCGATATGCACGTAAGGTCCGGCGGTCTGGCTGGGGGTTTCCACCAATGTGTCGAGTTTCTGGACCATCATAGACCCTCCATCCGGTTTTCAAACATGGTCTGGCGGCGGCCGCGCAACACGATGTCAAACTTGTAAGCAAGGAAGTCCAGCGGGCGGGCCTTGGCCATGTCCAGCGGCGCGACGAGGCGGTCCAGCTGGCTGCGCGATTTCACCGTGGCGGCGATCGGGCAGCGATCGATCAACGGGTCGCCTTCGAAATACATCTGGGTGATCAGGCGCTGACCGAAGCTGTGACCAAAGACCGAGATGTGGATGTGCATCGGGCGCCAGTCATTGCCCCGGTTGGGCCAGGGGTAGGCGCCGGGGCGGATGGTCAGAAACTCATAACATCCGTTTTCATCGGTCAATGTGCGACCGCAGCCGCCGAAGTTCGGATCCAGTGGTGCCAGATAGCCGTCTTTCACATGGCGATACCGTCCACCGGCGTTGGCCTGCCAGATCTCCACAAGGGTATGGGGCACCGGTCGGCCCATTTCATCCAGCACACGGCCGTGCATCAGGATGCGTTCGCCCACGGCTGGTTTGGCCGGATCTTTGGCGTAGTTGAGGATCAGGTTGTTATCCAGCGGTCCCAGCATGGAGTGGCCAAAACGCGGGCCGGTTTCCTCGGACAGGGTGCTTTCCATCGACAGCAGCGGTTGGTTCGGTGACCGCGGCACCGAGGTTTTGTAATCCGGGTCGTAAGGCACCGGATGCGCCGTGCGGTTGCGCGGGATCAGCGGCCCCTGATCGATGTAAGCTTGGTCGCTCATTCTGGCGTGGTCTCCATTTCGGCGTAGGTGGCTTTGGCCAATTTCAAAGCATGATTGGCACGTGGCACGCCTGCGTAGATTGCAACATGCTGGAACACCTCCAGCACGTCCTCCTTGCTGGCCCCGGTGCGGGCGGTGGCCCGGATATGCATCGGGATTTCGTCAAAATTGCCCAAGGCGGCCAGCAGCGCCAAGGTCAGCATGGACCGTTCGCGGTCGCTGATCCCATCGCTGGCCCAGACGTTGCCCCAGGCGCCTTCGGTGATCAGCTGCTGAAACGGTTCGTCCAGCGGGGTTTTGGCCGCTTCGGCGCGGTCCACATGGGCATCCCCCAAAATACGGCGCCGTACGGTCATGCCTTTTTCATAGCGATCATTGCGCTCAGACATGGCCGATCTCCTGCAGGAAATGGGTGAGAGCCTCGGCATAGGTTTCGGGCTGTTCCACGCAGGGGATGTGTCCGGCGCGGCGGATCAGCTTGAACTTGCTGCCCGGCACCAGATCGGTGGTTTCACGCACCAGATCCGCCGGGGTGGAGCCATCATCGGAGCCGGCAATGCCCAGCGTTGGCAGGCGCAATCCGCTGGTCGGGGTATAGAAATCCGTTCCGGCAATCGCATGACAACAGCCAATGTACCCCTCCAGTGGGGTGTCCAGCAGACGTTGGCGCCAAAGACCTGCGGCGTCGCTTTCGCGGAAGGCTTTGGTGAACCAGCGTTCCAGGATGTTATCAACCAGCGCTTCCATACCGCCCGCCTGTAACGCGGTGATCCGATTCTGCCACATCGACGGCTGGCCGATCTTGGCGGCGGTGTTTGACAGAACCATGGCGCGGACCAGATCCAGGCGTTTGACCGCCAGCCCCTGGGTGATCATCCCGCCAATGGACAGGCCGACCAGAACGGCATCCTTGACCTCTAGGTGATCCAGCAGCGCTTCGGTGTCGCGCACAAGCGTACCCATTGCATAGGGCGCAGGGGGGCAATCGCTCTGGCCGTGGCCGCGTTTGTCAAAGCGGATGATGCGCAGGCCCTTGGGCAGCAGCGGCAGGACATCGTCCCAGACCCGCACATCTGTGCCGAGTGAGTTGATAAAGACCAGCGGTGCGCCCTCGGGGTCACCGTCTTCGACGTAGTGCAAGGTGATGTCGTTCAGATGTGCCGTGGCCATCGATCTGTCCTGTCCTAGAAGCAAATTGGCCAACAGACTGATCTGGTCGCGCCAATGCGTCAATCGCGTTGCCGGATAGAAAACAGATTTTGATTGTCATCGTCAATTAAAATCGTGAGTCACGGTCTGCAGACACTCACAAGCGCTGTTCAGTCGCGTATGTTCAGATGCGCCATGATCTGCCCATGATCCGAGGCCAGTTTGTTATAAGGGGCCTCAGCATGGGCGCCGTCTGTGATATGGTCATTAAAGCAGCTGAAGTATTCCATCTCGCCCACCGCGCCACTGCTTTCAGGCAGGAAATGACTGCTGAGGTAGATCTGATCGATGCTTTCGTAGCTGCCGCCAAAGGCCGAGGTGAAGACCATATCGCGCAGGCTTTTGCGGATGAACAATTTTTCTGCGGAATGCAGCCGCAGGGCGTCGATCGCTTCGGTGATCTGATCGTTTTCTTCCCGACTGTAGCGGTCATTTGATGCCTCAGCATCATGGCGCAGCATCCAGGCGTAGTTGCGGAACGGCACCTCGCCGGCAATGATTTCCGAACTGACCGAATGTTCGCCATCGTTGAAATCCGCCAGCGCAATAACCGGGCGGCCTGCGCTCAGTTCTTCCACAATGGCGCGGCGCATCACCCAGGCTTCGGCCATGCGGCGCAATCCGGCCCGCAGATTACCAAGGGCGCGGGCCATTGGGTCATATTGCGTCAGATCGGCAGCAGGGGCGAAGGGCGCACCGGGCGCGCGATCATATTCGCCCAGCTTTGATTTCAGGTGGCAGCAAAACAGCGTCACGATCTGCGATCCCATCGGGATCCGTACCTTCAGAATGGGGCGGGACAGGCGGGTGATGCGGTAATGCCCGGCCTCTTCACCCGTCAGATCGCGAAACGGGATTTCCAGCGGTTCGGGCAGGATCTGGATCACCTCTGGCGTCCCGACAAAGCCCTGTCGTGACAGCACCGCAACGCCGGGTCGACGTTCGCCCGGGGCGCCATCATTGGCGTTTGGGGCGACGGCCAAGGCGGCCTGCCCATAGGGGGTGTAGCCAAGTTTTCGGAAGATCGCCTTCTTCCGGTAGCTTTTGGATCGGTCCGGCAGCACCGCCTCATTCAGGACCTGCCCACGCGCGTCCGCTTCGGCGATGACAGCGCGCAGGGCATCCTCTTCAAAGACTTCCTGAAAGCCGATCACATCGGCATCCATCGACAGGATCTGATCCGCGCACCAATCTTGTTTCCAGGCAAATTCCTCAGGCGTGTAGCTTTGGAATTTGTAGTATTCCTGATCGGCGCCAATCAGGTTTTTCAGGTTGAAACTGGCAACGGTGACGCGGGTCATCTTGTCCTCCGGCGGTGTGGTGTATCAGCTAGCGTAGCTTTGCAGGGCGCGTGTGAACATCTCTGGATCGACATTGCCGCCGGAAATCGTCGCGATGACGGTGTCGCCCTCCAGCTCATCGCCATGAAACAGCGCGGCGGCCAACGCGGCAGCTCCGCCGGGTTCCACCACCAGCTTCAGTCGCAGAAAGGCCAGTGCCATGGCGTGCAGGCATTCGTCTTCGCTCACCGCGATGCCCGGGCCACAGAGACGGTGCATGATCGGGAAGGTAAGATCCCCCGCCGCTGGGGTCAGGATCGCATCACAGATATTGCCGCTCATCGCCGGGTTCGTCTCGATCTGACCTGAGGCCAGCGACCGTTTCACATCGTCAAACCCTTCCGGTTCCGCCGGGCGTACCTTGAGGCCGGGCGCGTCCGCCTCCAGCGCCAGTGCAATGCCGCTGGTCAATCCGCCGCCACCGCAGCAGACCACCACCTCAGCCTCGGAAATTCCCAGATCCGCCGCTTGCTGAGCAATTTCCAACCCGCAGGTGCCCTGACCGGCGATCACCTGAGGTTCATCATAGGGTTTGACCAGCGTCAGCCCACGCTCGGCCTCCAGCCGTGCGCCGATCTCCTCGCGGCTCTCCGTGGCGCGATCGTAAAGCACAACCTCTGCCCCCAGCGCGCGCGTGTTGTCGATCTTCAGCTGCGGGGCATCTGCAGGCATGATGATGACGGCTGGCACCCGATGCTGCTGGGCGGCAAAGGCAACACCCTGCGCGTGGTTACCGCTGGAAAAGGCCAGGACGCCTTTTTTGCGCGTCGCCTCATCCATGGCCGACAGGGCCGACCAGCCACCGCGGAATTTGAAGCTGCCGGTGTGTTGCAGGCATTCTGGTTTCACAAACAGACGGCGGCCTGCGATCTCATCCAGAAAGGGGGAGGACAGCAGGGGCGTTTTGCGGGCGTGGCCCTCAAGGCGCTGGGCGGCGGCGCGGATCATGTCGATGTTCATCAGGATGCCTTTTGCAGATCGTTGAGCCAATCGGCCAGAACGGCCTTGGCTTCAGGTTCATCAAGGAAGGGGATATGCGCGCGGTCCGCCACATGGGCCACACGCAGGCTGGGCATGCGGCGCTGCATTTCATCCACGGTGGCATGGCTGAGCAGGTCGGAATTTGCACCATGGATCACCGCGCAGGGCAGGGGGGCAATCGCCTCAAAGAAAGGCCAGAGGTCAACGCCGCCTTCGGCCCCTGCCGCAATAATCGCGTCCCGCAGCTTTGGATCGTAGTTCAGCGCGACACCCTCGGCGGTTTGCACATGTGTTGTGGCCACCTCCTGCCGCCACCGGCTAAGCGGGACGCCGGGAAACTGCGCCTCCATCGCTACCTGACGGGCCGCGGCCATGGCGTCGAGGTCCGCAAATGTGGGCTCTATGCCCAGATATCCCATGATTGCGGTCAGGCCCTCCGCCTCCAGAACCGGCCCAATATCATTGAGCGCAACGCCCAGCAGCCGGGTCTTGGCGGTGGCGGCCAGCCCCATGCCGATCAACCCACCCCGGGAGGTGCCTAGCAGGGCAAACTGTGCGATGCCGAGGTGATCCATCAATTCCAGCGCATCCTGCGCCTCACGGGGTAGGGTGTAGGACAATGGGTCTGGGGCATAGTCTGACTGGCCCCGACCGCGATAATCCATGCGGATCATCCGGTGGCCTGTAAGGAGCTGCGGCGCCACATGGTCAAAGTCACGCACATTGCGGGTCAGGCCGGACAGGCACAGAATTGGCAGCCCTTCGCCTTCATCTTCGTAATAGAGGGACAGACCGTCGGAGGTGGTAAAGCGGGGCATTGAAAACTCGGGAAATTAAAAAGGGGTCAGGCGCGTGCGAGGTCAGGAATGGTGGTCAGGTCGGTCAGAATGTGCTGCGGTCGGGCCGGCAGCCGGTCCACAGGCTCGGCCGCACGATTGACCCAAGCGGTGGTGAAGCCATATCCGGCTGCCGCCCCCGCATCCCATCCATTGGATGAGACGAACAACACCTCTCCCTTGGCGCAGCCGAAGCGCTGCCCGACGAGGTCATAGACCTGAGGTGCGGGTTTGAAGATGCCGACATCCTGCACCGACAACACATCATCCAGCGCCGCGCCAATGCCCGCGGATTGCACCGCCCCGTCCAGCATGTCCGGGCTGCCGTTTGACAGAATGGCGGTGTTGAACCCGGCCTCTTTCAGCCGTGCCAGCATCTTGGGCACTTCTGGGTAGGCCTGCAGTTCCCAGTAAAGCGCCAGTAGCCTCTCACGCAGTTCAGGATCACCGCCAAGATCCGTGGCCTCTAACGCCCAATCCAGCCCGTCCTGCGTGACCTGCCAGAAATCGGTGTAATCCCCCGTGACAGCCCGCAGCCAGCTGTATTGCAGCTGCTTCAAACGCCAATGTTCTGCCAGTTTGGACCAGGATTGCGCCAATGCCTCGCGCCCCGGTTCGGCAGCGGCGCGGCGGGCGGCAGAGGCCACATCAAAAAGGGTGCCATAGGCATCAAAGATACAGGTTGTGATGGCCATCGGCGCCTCCTCTTTTGCGGCGCAGGGTTGCATGGCCTTGCCGCGAAGGAAAGCACGCAATTGTACCAACATGACCGCGTAGATTGTGCCAAATCAGGCTGAATTTGCATTCATGCGCCTGCACCGCTAGGGTGCCTGCCAGCCGAGGGCGCCCGACCGGAGTGGAAAGCGACGCGCCCTTCATGTAATCACACTCCCAGACAGTATTGGAACAGCTATGACCCAGGTCAAAACGGGTGACACCGTAGGCATTCACTATACCGGCACGCTGAAAGACGGTTCGGTTTTCGACAGCTCCGAAGGGCGCGATCCGCTGACCTTTGAAGTGGGCAGCGGCCAGATCATCCCGGGCCTTGATAAGGCGCTGCCGGGCATGGCGGTTGGGGACAAGAAAACCGTCGAAGTGCCCGCGATGGAGGCCTATGGCCCGATCCAGCCCGGTGCCCGCCAAAGCCTGCCGCGCGCGGATTTCCCCGCCGACATCCCGGCCGAAATTGGCCTGCAGCTGCAGATGCAGACCCCGGATGGCCAGGTTCTGCCAGTGACCATTGTTGATCTGACCGATGATGAGATCACCCTGGACGCCAACCACCCGCTGGCCGGCAAGGATCTGACCTTCGCGATTGAGCTGGTCTCGATCAGCTAAGCGATTTTCTGAAGACAGAAGGGCGGGCTCACCGGCCCCGCCTTTTGCGTTTGGGCCATCAGCCGTTGTTAATCCAAGCCTCGGCGTGGTCCATGATCTGTTTGCCGCTGTCGGTCATGTCGCCATGTTCATGGACGGTGCTGATCCCTTTAGCAAAATTTTCGCGGTCCTTT
This genomic window contains:
- a CDS encoding ArsR/SmtB family transcription factor; the protein is MPYQTPSAPPPAPAAAEMAGNAQAAAAYLKTLAHEGRLMILCHLGAGEKSVGELENLLEIRQAAVSQMLARLREEGLVSTRREGKTIYYSLADENTSEVIALLYRLFCGPAAHS
- a CDS encoding zinc-binding dehydrogenase, which encodes MRQIQAALCHEHGAPLTIETVGLRAPLAGEVEVIIDAVAVCHSDISFWQGGFGGSLPAVFGHEAAGRIASVGLAVQGFEVGDDVVVTLIRACGHCPCCATGQPTICETPVDAANSPLHMADGTPIYQAMDTAAFAERVVVDHSQIAKVPADLPKDIAALLACGVITGVGAAVHAANLRAGQDVVVIGAGGVGLNAIQGARIAGARRIIAIDMSEDKLETALAFGATDGVLATHMKPWKHVQRILGRGADAVLVTVGSAAVYDQAPRYLANGGKVVMVGMPHAGETASYPPLQMAYAGQSLIGSKMGDVVLNRDIPWLVDLYKQGRLKLDELISGRWDFPQINEAIADTLSGAARRNLIMMTSETTTTQD
- a CDS encoding TCR/Tet family MFS transporter is translated as MSARPPSETSHRLPILFILITVMIDAMGIGLIMPVMPDLIREVSAGGLGQAAIWGGILSSSFAVMQFLFAPMIGRLSDAFGRRPVLLVSLLVMAADYIVVALAGTVWLLLAGRIIGGITAATHSTAFAYMADISSGEEKAKRFGFIGAAFGLGFVLGPGLGGLMAEFGTRAPFYMAAALAFTNAIFGWMVLPETVTDKTRRAFRLKGVNPLSAFATLSQLPAIRPLTAVFFLYQIATVVYPAVWAYFATERFNWTPGMIGVSLMLYGIGAAFVQGVLVGPVIARLGQRGAVMFGLLIEVATFGLLGFISSGLITLILTPFIAIGNVGLPALQGIVSQTVPDDSQGELQGVLSSITSIGMIIGPLVLTQIFAWATADGGAIYLPGAPFLLSGVFMSIAAIIFLKSSPKSVATQDVPKGAK
- a CDS encoding lyase family protein, with product MAASVFGSELYNRLFPVGEVGKLFTDTAEVRAMLLVEGALAKVQGQMGIIPEESAAFIHRSAMELQVDPGGLAAATGQNGVPVPGLVAAFRKLMEAPEHAQYVHFGATSQDISETAQMLRLRQFISHMDKALSAILIDLGRLSETHADLPMAARTYGQHATPNSFGAVVAAWGQPLLTLRNELPDLRNQVLFVSLSGAAGTAGALGPNAPEVRAELAKALNLQDPGRSWHADRSGVLALCGWMARLAAALGKWGEDLILLTQTGIGEVTLGASGASSTMPQKQNPVAPSAMVALARQAIGLNAILQGAGLHRQERDGAAWFTEWLTLPQYCLALASQLEHGKALAAGLQPNPQAMAAALAAGQGLIHAEALSFRLAETMPRPEAQAAVKALCQSLDQTHLAEATAAAYPDLEIADIFDPAQQLGQAPAEARAFAAASTAN
- a CDS encoding alpha/beta fold hydrolase, which produces MARFLLIHGSAHGAWCWRDLIPALEAQGHTAHAIDLPSHGADTTPYQEATLASYGARIVEELQATGEKVILVGHSMGGYPISLAAEQCPQFVSHLVYLCAYVPKPGFSLNDRRREAPEQPLMDAIQLTEDGLGWTVGDGDLERLFYHDCPPETLKFARANLTIQAREPSTQPVATTARYEAIPRSYIRCMQDGIIPPAYQVTMSQDWPSARVFSMDCGHSPFFADPKGLAGHLDTIARDTT
- the pcaG gene encoding protocatechuate 3,4-dioxygenase subunit alpha encodes the protein MVQKLDTLVETPSQTAGPYVHIGCIPSFAGLEGVYPEDLGLRAIEAGAEGEVITITGSIYDGTGWAMRDAMFESWQADASGRFAGQQGADPKVNGFCRFAADKDTGEFTLTTVKPGATPTRAGGQQAPHIALWIVARGINIGLQTRIYFEDEDNSADPLLARIEQRNRVETLIAKKTGEGQYRFDIHLQGAQETVFLDL
- the pcaH gene encoding protocatechuate 3,4-dioxygenase subunit beta: MSDQAYIDQGPLIPRNRTAHPVPYDPDYKTSVPRSPNQPLLSMESTLSEETGPRFGHSMLGPLDNNLILNYAKDPAKPAVGERILMHGRVLDEMGRPVPHTLVEIWQANAGGRYRHVKDGYLAPLDPNFGGCGRTLTDENGCYEFLTIRPGAYPWPNRGNDWRPMHIHISVFGHSFGQRLITQMYFEGDPLIDRCPIAATVKSRSQLDRLVAPLDMAKARPLDFLAYKFDIVLRGRRQTMFENRMEGL
- the pcaC gene encoding 4-carboxymuconolactone decarboxylase; amino-acid sequence: MSERNDRYEKGMTVRRRILGDAHVDRAEAAKTPLDEPFQQLITEGAWGNVWASDGISDRERSMLTLALLAALGNFDEIPMHIRATARTGASKEDVLEVFQHVAIYAGVPRANHALKLAKATYAEMETTPE
- the pcaD gene encoding 3-oxoadipate enol-lactonase, whose protein sequence is MATAHLNDITLHYVEDGDPEGAPLVFINSLGTDVRVWDDVLPLLPKGLRIIRFDKRGHGQSDCPPAPYAMGTLVRDTEALLDHLEVKDAVLVGLSIGGMITQGLAVKRLDLVRAMVLSNTAAKIGQPSMWQNRITALQAGGMEALVDNILERWFTKAFRESDAAGLWRQRLLDTPLEGYIGCCHAIAGTDFYTPTSGLRLPTLGIAGSDDGSTPADLVRETTDLVPGSKFKLIRRAGHIPCVEQPETYAEALTHFLQEIGHV
- a CDS encoding endonuclease/exonuclease/phosphatase family protein gives rise to the protein MTRVTVASFNLKNLIGADQEYYKFQSYTPEEFAWKQDWCADQILSMDADVIGFQEVFEEDALRAVIAEADARGQVLNEAVLPDRSKSYRKKAIFRKLGYTPYGQAALAVAPNANDGAPGERRPGVAVLSRQGFVGTPEVIQILPEPLEIPFRDLTGEEAGHYRITRLSRPILKVRIPMGSQIVTLFCCHLKSKLGEYDRAPGAPFAPAADLTQYDPMARALGNLRAGLRRMAEAWVMRRAIVEELSAGRPVIALADFNDGEHSVSSEIIAGEVPFRNYAWMLRHDAEASNDRYSREENDQITEAIDALRLHSAEKLFIRKSLRDMVFTSAFGGSYESIDQIYLSSHFLPESSGAVGEMEYFSCFNDHITDGAHAEAPYNKLASDHGQIMAHLNIRD